In one window of Etheostoma cragini isolate CJK2018 unplaced genomic scaffold, CSU_Ecrag_1.0 ScbMSFa_118, whole genome shotgun sequence DNA:
- the LOC117939814 gene encoding GDNF family receptor alpha-2-like, whose product MILIITLVFVLDVCVCDSELGSPGWREPLDCVRASELCNQNSQCSSRYRIMRQCLSGGDRERSAMLASRECQGALEVLQDSPLYDCRCKRGMKKELQCLQNYWSIHMGLTE is encoded by the coding sequence atgtgtgtgtgtgcgactcGGAGCTGGGCTCCCCCGGCTGGAGGGAACCCCTGGACTGCGTCCGGGCGTCCGAGCTCTGCAACCAGAACAGCCAGTGCAGCTCCCGCTACCGCATCATGCGCCAGTGCCTGTCGGGGGGGGACAGGGAGCGCAGCGCCATGCTGGCCTCCAGGGAGTGCCAGGGGGCGCTGGAGGTGCTGCAGGACTCTCCGCTGTACGACTGTCGCTGCAAGAGGGGAATGAAGAAGGAGCTGCAGTGTCTGCAGAACTACTGGAGCATCCACATGGGCCTGACGGAGG